A section of the Candidatus Oleimmundimicrobium sp. genome encodes:
- a CDS encoding DUF3800 domain-containing protein, which produces MWYLYLDESGDLGFDFVNKKPSKFFTVTILALRGVENNRKLIKAVKVTLRRKLNPPHKRGRLVSELKGSGTTLEIKKYFYKQAREAKFVLYTINLNKRRVYEDLIKNKPRIYNYIARQVLDQIPFEKANARVELIIDKSKGKREIVEFNEYVRRHLEARLDPKVPLDIYHWLSHEASGLQAVDMFCWGIFEKYEKNKTTWYEMFKEKIEFETKYL; this is translated from the coding sequence ATGTGGTATTTGTATTTAGATGAGTCAGGTGATTTAGGTTTTGATTTTGTTAACAAGAAACCATCGAAATTTTTTACGGTTACAATTTTAGCGCTAAGAGGTGTTGAAAATAATCGGAAACTTATAAAAGCAGTAAAAGTAACTCTTCGGCGAAAGTTGAATCCGCCTCATAAAAGAGGAAGGTTGGTTAGTGAACTTAAGGGAAGCGGTACCACTTTAGAGATTAAAAAATACTTTTATAAGCAGGCGAGAGAAGCTAAATTTGTTTTGTATACTATAAACCTAAACAAGCGAAGAGTTTACGAAGATCTGATTAAGAATAAACCAAGGATTTATAATTATATTGCCCGCCAGGTTTTAGACCAAATACCATTCGAGAAAGCCAATGCAAGAGTTGAGCTAATAATTGATAAGTCAAAAGGCAAACGAGAAATAGTTGAGTTTAACGAATATGTAAGGAGGCATCTCGAAGCTCGCTTGGATCCAAAAGTGCCATTGGATATTTATCATTGGTTGTCTCACGAAGCTTCTGGTCTACAAGCTGTAGATATGTTCTGCTGGGGAATTTTTGAAAAATATGAGAAAAACAAAACCACTTGGTATGAGATGTTTAAAGAAAAGATTGAATTCGAAACTAAATACCTGTAA